Within Moritella sp. Urea-trap-13, the genomic segment CAAAAAGCCAGCCATTGGGTGCGTAAAACCATTAATACTGATGCTGAAGAAATGTATCCGGTTAAACTAGCGCAAAGTGCGGCAGACCTGTTATTACAACTTGCACCAGATGCGATCACTTACAAGATCATTGCTGGCGAAGAGTTATTAACTCATGGCTTCACCGGTATTCATACTGTTGGTCGTGGCAGTCAGCATCCACCGGCTATGTTACAACTAGACTTCAACCCAAGCGGTGATGTCGATGCGCCAGTTGCAACTGCATTAGTGGGTAAGGGCATTACCTTTGACTCGGGTGGTTACAGTATTAAACCATCAGAACCAATGACGGCAATGAAGAGTGATATGGGCGGTGCAGCGACATTGACGGGTGCATTAGCATTAGCAATCAGCCAAGGCTTAAATCAACGTGTACAGCTGTTCTTATGCTGTGCAGAGAACATGATCAGCAGCAATGCCTTTAAACTTGGCGATATCATTAAATATAAAAATGATATCACTGTAGAAGTGCTTAATACCGATGCTGAAGGCCGCTTAGTATTAGCTGACGGTTTGCTTGCTGCAGAAGAGAACTCGCCGTTACGTTTGATTGATGCAGCGACACTAACAGGTGCAGCTAAGATGGCGCTGGGTCGTGATTATAATGCGCTATTTGGTTTTGATCAGGATTTGGTTAATTCAGTATTAGCGAATGCCAAAGCAGAGAATGAATTTGCTTGGCAATTACCATTAGAAAAATGGCATCAACAGCAATTACCATCAAGCTTCGCCGATATGGCGAATATCCATGCTGGTGAAGGTCGTGCTGGGGCATCAACTGCTGCTGCGTTCTTATCACGTTTTGTACGTGAAGACGGGCAAGGTTGGTTACATTTAGATTTAGCGGGCTGCTATCAAAAAGCCGCTAATGATTTATGGGCTGTAGGCGCAAAAGGCCATGGTATTCGTACTTTAGCTAAAACCTTACTCGACGCTTAAGGCATACCGTCTCGGCTATGCTGACAAAAGTCATAAACAAAAAAATGCCACTGTCATCTAAGATAACAGTGGCATTTTTGTAGCTAACGACTAATCGCTAGCTGTTATGCAGTAACTTAAGCAACAGCTTCAGTTTTTGCTTTGTTCTTTTTTGCTGGTTTAGCTGTGCCATTTGCACGTGCACGCCAGTCAGCATTCAATTGATTTACAAGTGATTTATCAGCAGCAAGGTCAATTGGATCAAAGTCATCAACGTTAATTGTACGTAGACGGCCTTCCTCAGCAACTTTCAGCAGTTCTGCTTCATCAGCCGTAATTTGCTTGTTAGCAAGCGCTATTTCAGCAAATTTATCCAGG encodes:
- the pepB gene encoding aminopeptidase PepB; translation: MKDFMSVELTVAPADSFWGKNALVSFNAGVASIHLADFGADSALQVQRAARKLSNQGIAKVTLQGELWNTELRIAFDQGYYTAKETQQACFGLESVTSTEKKAFTDFQKASHWVRKTINTDAEEMYPVKLAQSAADLLLQLAPDAITYKIIAGEELLTHGFTGIHTVGRGSQHPPAMLQLDFNPSGDVDAPVATALVGKGITFDSGGYSIKPSEPMTAMKSDMGGAATLTGALALAISQGLNQRVQLFLCCAENMISSNAFKLGDIIKYKNDITVEVLNTDAEGRLVLADGLLAAEENSPLRLIDAATLTGAAKMALGRDYNALFGFDQDLVNSVLANAKAENEFAWQLPLEKWHQQQLPSSFADMANIHAGEGRAGASTAAAFLSRFVREDGQGWLHLDLAGCYQKAANDLWAVGAKGHGIRTLAKTLLDA